The following are encoded in a window of Verrucomicrobiota bacterium genomic DNA:
- a CDS encoding nucleotidyl transferase AbiEii/AbiGii toxin family protein produces MSKTVRRNLPASVRQRLLNLSRDRQEPFNATLVRYAIECLFYRLSVSPYADRFLLKGAMLFATWSETLHRPTQDVDALGYGDPDAGEPISKVLPILHLPASRLPESLLGSQVPGQRYTWQTV; encoded by the coding sequence GTGAGTAAGACGGTCAGACGTAACCTACCCGCGTCGGTTCGGCAGCGCCTGCTGAACCTGAGCCGGGATCGACAAGAACCGTTCAACGCGACCCTGGTGCGTTATGCGATTGAATGCCTCTTCTATCGCCTGAGCGTGTCACCCTATGCCGATAGATTTCTCCTGAAGGGTGCAATGCTGTTTGCCACTTGGTCAGAGACTCTTCATCGGCCAACTCAAGACGTCGATGCGCTGGGTTATGGCGATCCGGATGCGGGCGAGCCGATCAGTAAAGTTCTACCAATCCTACATCTTCCCGCATCAAGGCTACCTGAATCTCTCCTCGGTTCCCAGGTGCCCGGCCAGCGTTACACCTGGCAGACCGTATAA